The nucleotide sequence CCGGGAACAGGTGATAGCAGTTGAATAACGTTATTGTGGTCAAGATTGGTGGCGCCACCCTGGGCAGTCATGACACCGCTCTTGAAGATATTGTCCAGCTTCAGCGGCAGGGCAAAGAACTGATTGTAGTGCATGGCGGCGGTAAACTGATAACCGAGTGGCTGGAAAAACAGGGCATCGCCACCAGGTTCGTCCAGGGGGAAAGAGTGACCGACCAGCCGACCCTGGAGATAGTGATTTCTGTGCTGGCAGGGCTGGTCAACAAGGATATCGTGGCCTCGATTAACGGCCTGGGGGGAAGGGCAGCCGGTATCAGCGGCGTGGATGGTTCCCTTATCGAAGGCAGGATTAGAGACCCGGAAAAAGGCTACGTTGGTGAAGTGGTTAAAGTCAACGGCGCTATTCTGGAGTCCCTCCTGGAATCGGGCTTTATTCCGGTAGTCGCCCCGATAGGTCTCAACGCCCCCGCCAGACCGGCCGTCACCCCGCCGATCCTGAATTTTAACGCTGACACCATCGCAGGGGAAATCGCGGCGGCGGTTGCCGCGGAAAGACTCATCTTTCTGACTGATGTAGACGGTGTCAGGGGCCAATCCGGCAAGCTGCTAACGGAGCTATCCCCCGGCGAAGCCGAAGCTCTGGTAGCTTCAGGGGTAGCTTCAGGAGGCATGATACCCAAGGTTAAGGCTTGCCTCAGGGCTTTAGCGAACACTCCGGCAACCTGCATCATCGACGGACGGCATCCTCA is from Dehalococcoidales bacterium and encodes:
- the argB gene encoding acetylglutamate kinase, which codes for MNNVIVVKIGGATLGSHDTALEDIVQLQRQGKELIVVHGGGKLITEWLEKQGIATRFVQGERVTDQPTLEIVISVLAGLVNKDIVASINGLGGRAAGISGVDGSLIEGRIRDPEKGYVGEVVKVNGAILESLLESGFIPVVAPIGLNAPARPAVTPPILNFNADTIAGEIAAAVAAERLIFLTDVDGVRGQSGKLLTELSPGEAEALVASGVASGGMIPKVKACLRALANTPATCIIDGRHPHALLRQIEGEGSGTTIQK